DNA sequence from the Rhizoctonia solani chromosome 14, complete sequence genome:
GCGAACGTTGGGTAAGAACGTGAGGAGGCCTACGGCTGTCTAGGTCCCCCTTCGCCAATGTGCCATGTGTTACATTCAAGAGTTTTGGACCAAGCTCTTCTCTCGTGATTTTTTTGGTCTCCATGATGCTACCTTACACCCCCTAGGTCTATGATATGTTCTTCTCCCGGGTTTGGAGGGTAATCTGTATATTAGTCATGCATACACACGTATAAGGCTTTTTTTCGTTCGTCGTTAATTctcttctttcttttctttttttgtcTCGCCGCTTTCACATTCGTTCttttttccttttcttttttcaaTGCTGTGCTGCAATCGACACGATGTATCCGTGACTTGATCTAGTAGATTTTTGGCCGCCAGTGCAATGGTCGAATAATATATcatatactcaatgttggcGTGTGGTAGATCAGGGTGGTATGATGTCCAATAGCCCAACGGACGATCGCGAACATCCCATTCATTCCGATCCCGACTATCACCCAAAGCAATCCGAGTCCCAACGCACCCACTACCAAGTCGCACCCAAATCACACCTGCACAACCGGCGCAATACCCCTTTTCTGCTTGACCAGCATCCTCAACCTCATCCCTTCCTCGCCCAACCTAAAACAGTTGACACCCAAGAGGTACCCGTCCAGTCCTCCGTATTTATCAATCGTCCTCAGCGCTCGGGTCGTCACGCTCAACTTGACATGGTGCCCAGCGTTTCGGAGAACAGGCGTTTATCTGAACGTTGGGTGTCCATGTTCTCCGTGTCTTTTTCATCGAGTGAGGGACGTTGTTTCCGTACTGCTTCGTGAGACCTTCGAATAACCCCTGCGAGGCTCGTTTGAATGGGATTCCCGTTGATCGGGAGAGTGTGGGCAAGGTACCAAACATAATTTACTTATAATATTATGTTATGTACAACTTTTATACCATATAGACGTAATTAACACTCACAACGCACGgcttgggggggggggacggGCCCAGAGAATTCGCTAAGAATCAAGAGCAGGGTCTCGTGATGCGTACGTACCGCCGAGCGCTTGAGTTGTCTGTGTGTCCCTTGGTTCGTATGCTCTTGGGGGACTCATGGATAATTGGTTCCGTGTCAAATTTCGGGCTTGGGTTCCGTAGGTCTGGAGGTTATACACCATGTGTCTTCTTTTCGATAGAACACCATTTTTGAATGGATGATGATGCTATAGGATATTGTGCGCTCGGATATCAATAGGTGGCAAACTCTCATTCCACAGTTGTCCCTGCTAAACTTGGCAGAATCAAGAGTAAGATCGGTCCGATAAGCTCCCAAACCCCCCTCATTCGCATACTTTCCAAATGAGGACTGGACCAACGCAGATCAGCATCCCAATACCTTTGTTCTTTGTTCCCTCTCTCTCTCGACTCTCTCTCTCGTCCCCCTTTCATCCATCGAGTGAGGCTTAAATATGCCGAATGTACCGAGTGTGGGTAAATCTAATAGTTTCTCCTCTCCCTCCATCTGTCCTGGCCTTGTTGTATCCACTATCGATTTCGCTCGTTACGGTCCCATCAAACTTCTTGTAGGTTCTTCCCCCGTTTAGGTACGTCCGTATATGGGTCGTTCTATATTTGCCACTCACATTCTCTCTGGCATATTCGGGTATATTTTAGGTTCCCATTCGTACGCCGCAACAAGTTCTGTCTTTCTCCCCCTTGGTCCCATCCTTGTCCTTTGGTGTGTGTACAGAGGGTGTTTAAAAAGCTCCAATTCTTCGTTACCTATGCTTTTTTCGCCAAACGAGATGTCTTTGCCTCATCCTCGATTGCCTGCGCGAACTACAACGTTTGATTATGAAGGGTGGATGCAGGCTCGACAAGAGCACAAGAATCACGGTCAGTTGTAATTCACCTCTCCGTTCTTGCCAAGGACTAAGAAACCCTCGTTGATTAGTCGTGTGTCCGCCTCCGCCCAAACCATCACCTCCCAGCAGTAAGTGGATCTCTCCTTCCTCCGAGTCTTGTCCAAAACAAGGCATAAAACATTTTTTTAACCTTTTAACTCCACCCAGGCACGTTCCTAGCCAATCCGCGTTGGGACACCGATATCGTCACCTTTTGCAGGTATGTTTTTTATACGCTCACCCCCTATCTTTGAGTTTCTTCATTTACGCCATGCCTTTAATTTCTCAAGCCATATCACACGAGATCCACACCTCGGCCGCGCCCGCGTTACGCAAATCCAGAACCGCAAGTCTCGCCGAGTTATCCTCGCACGAGTACATCTTGCTTTTCTTTTCGATCGGGCAGAGGGAGTTTGTCGTTCGTGTGGATGGGTCTGTCAAATCTGGTCCCTTTGAAAGGAGCAAGCTCCGCTTTCGGTGGGCGGGACGAGGCAGCGTGTGACGGTGTACCATGTCCCTACTCCAGGGGACGCAGCAACAACGACGGCAACAGCACCTTGGTTCGAACAAGATGGGAAACGTGGGTCTGAACTTGTTGCTTCTTTGACGACTTGGTCGAGCTTGGGCGCATCTGGTGTGAACTTTGTATCTCATCATTTGGCCACTGCTCGTGAGGGCTCGAGGGGCCAAGGGCCGAGTTTGCATGACGTAGTGAGGCTTGTCGAGACGGTTGTTTTGGAGCGCCCTGCAAGGTGAGTTGCATGTGATTGGGACTTAATGTGGGCCGGGGTTACTTACCTTTTTTTATGTGACGCCTAATTTTAGCTTTTTCAAGGTGAGTCCGGTCCAGGGTTGGATGTTCTTTATGGGAACTCATTTATACTGTATTAGGCTGCGTCGAGCTATGTTACATCCCGGtcaaccttgttggtgatTTACAATTGCTTCCCGCACGACTTTGCTTGTTCGTTgggggaggaagaggaattGGTTCCAGCATCCATGTTGGAAGAGCCCGCGTGGGCCAGTTTGCTGCGGTGGTATTTCCCGTTTACGGCTATCGCACTGGTACTCTACTTCCTTGCCGTAATCGTCGTCCATGTCTGGGTCGGGAGACTACTTGCTTCGCCGATAGGAAACCGTGTGCTGGACGCGGCTCAGAGATGTATGCGCGACCCGACTGCACCTGAATGTGAGCTCCTAAACGTACATGACCCGGCATGGAAAAGTGCACTTCGCCTAATGTTGCATCTTGTATTGGACTTGCCGTTTCCCGTCGGGCTTCTTCATACCTGGTTATCATCCCTGGAATTAAGCATGGGAACACTCGTGAAACGGGTATCCACGAGATACCTCAACGAGTCCTTCGAGTCGGGGTGAGATCTCATTTACCCTTTCCACCGTTTTTCTTTATGCTAAACGCCATTACAGCGAGAACGAAAGAACGGTCAAGACTTGGCTCGGTACCTTTTCAAGACCTTGGTTCAACTTTATCGTTGGCTCGTGTCTTGGCTGTGTCGCTGGACTAGGTACGGTTGTCTCCCTCTGATAAGACCCTGCTTGCCCCCTTTTAGACTGAACCCGTATACCGCAGCTCTATTTCTCGGCATCCTTCTTGGCCACGGTGTGATCGCCATCCTATTATTTATCCTTTGCGTTATGTTTGGGGTCAATTACTTGCTCCCTGCTCTAGACGACGGCGAGCCTGCGTCCGAGCAACCCGATGACGGACTTCCGCTCGTGGATCGTCAGTCGCCTGCTGTGTATTCTTCCGAGCCGGGCCCGAGCTCGAGGGTGTAACACCGGACTAAAACCCCACCCGCCCTTTGTCTGTTCTTTGAGGTCGGACTTGTGATCTATTCCTTGTATCTAACTATAGGATTCACTTTCGTTAACCTATTCTTACATAGTAGCTTTATTCTTGTTGTTCGTTGTATACCATTACTACCACTCGGTGTTTTGTAACTATTTGTTGAATGGAGATGCATGTACCATACTCCAAGTTTTCTCCGTAACCGGCTGCCGTTCTGGCTCGAGCAAATTCCGTCCTCATTGGGGGCCGCAGTACAATAATATAAATTCCGGCGCCGCATTTGACAAGGAAGCGAGGGCGGGAGTGCCATTGATTGGTTCCGTGGTTAAAGATATCCGGTGTTGTTGATGGTTTGCCAACTCGGGCGGCACCTAATCTTTGGTTGGATTATTGTTGATCATGGCTGTGTTGGATCAGTTACCGTGACCTTGAGCAGAGTTGATATTTCTGTGCTCGTCTACCCCCTCAGCGCAAATGCACTCTACATTCATTCAGCCCGAGTGAGGACTAATAGCTACGCATGAAACACAACCCCGCAGGAAAGGCCCCTGGGGGTGAGGTCACACCGAATGACAGGACATCCCGCCCCCGGCTGCGTTGTATATTTGGCTTGGCTGACCTGACTGTCCCTGAGACGCATGAGATCGAATTTGCAATACGGTTGCTATAAGAAAAGGTTCCAACCGGCAGTTGTTGGACCAGATCTATTCTACCCTCTTAACTTTTTTCTGCGCTCTTGCCACCCTAGGCCTTGCTGCCTCACTCACATTCTCTTTCACCAACTCAAACACACTCTCTTTAAATCCTTTACAAACAAACTCAACCCAGACAAAATGCGTGCTTCCATCTTTGTTGCTCTTGCTGCCGCCTTGGCCCCTGCTGTCTATGCTGGTCCCTACGTGAGTTGGATGATATCCCGTTTGAGAACCAGCTTTCTGATATTATAAATTAGTTTACTGCCCCTGTTGCCGGGACCACCTGCACGGCTGGCCAGCCCTGCGTGGTCACATGGCAGGATGATGGCAAGGCCCCCGCTCTGAAAGACTTCGGTGATTGCTCTGTCGGCGTCTACGCTGGCAGCGCCCAACAACAGTCGTTGATCCAGAACCTTGCTATTACCAACGCACAAACTGCCTCCACTGTTCAGTTTATTCCTGATCCTGCAGCAGGCGAGGAGTCGACTGCCTACTTCATCAAGATGATCTCGCTCAACACTGCTGACCCAACCAATGCCATGTACAAGGCCACCGCCTACTCGGCCATGTTCGCCCTCAAGGGCATGACTGGTAAATTCAACTCGGTATGTCCCCACCCCCCCTTTTTTAGCGATTCTCTAAATGTTGACGTTTGCCTGTTTAGACTGTACAGGCTCAGATTGCTGGCACCGCTGCTTCTTCTACCGAAGTCATTCCTGGCGGTACTTCCACCACTGCCACCAGCTCCACCAGCTCCAAGATCAGCACCACTCACACCTCGACTTCTTCTACTGCTACCGGCACTCCCGCTAGCTCTAACAATGCCGCAACCAACGGCGCCGGCTCTATTGTTGTTGGTATGGGCATGTTTGGTGCTACCGTGCTCGCTGCTTTCGCCGGGGTCCTCTAAGTTCCATAGGTGTTCAACTTGTGTTATGAATAGGCGGGAACGAAGTCTTGTTGTTACCTAGTTATTGTTTACTGTTGAGATCTTGCTGTATCGGATTTAGACTATTTTTATAGTTGCATACCCATATCTGTCCTCGTGCTAATAGCGTGTATGGCTGAGATGAATTTTGCAACCACCAATTACATTCTCGTGCTCACTTCCATACAACTCGAGGTGATCAACGGCGGGATTTGCCTTCGAGTTCCGCAGAAAGTCGATCAATTTTCTCGTCCAAGACTGTTCGCTTTCGTTCCAATCGTCCAAGATACTCTTTGTCGTCCAACTTGGTTAATGGTATGACATACGAAAGTGCGTCGACGATCCTCTCCATGGCTGGTTTAGGAGCCTGCTTCTCCTCGACCGGTTGGTGGAGTACCGCCACGATGGGGGTAGCTATCGGGATAGAAGTGCCAGTCGTAAGCGACGCCGAGTCAGAAGCCACTGGTATAGATGGAGTCAAAGGAACAAGTGCAGTCGTCGGAGTCCCCGCAACATATTGGATCCTCTGAACCGCCAATTCGTTGACCGCCACCTGCACCAAAGTGCATGCCAAGCCAGCCGTCAACACGCCCGGAACAATAGCTCGTGCACCGCCTAGCCCCTATACTCTCAATAATCATTCACTCCAGTTTGTCTATCACTCACGTCGCCAGAAATTCAACCCCCCACCAGCGATCGCCCCCGCTACTCCAGTATCCAAAAGCCGGTCCCGTCGAATCATCGCGAGTTCATCTTGGTGCTCGTGCGCATATTTTAAATCGTTGAATTGCTTCGAGGTTATTCCCAATCGAGCTCGCCTCTGGGCATATTGCGATGTGTCGAGCGACAGCACGAGGGCTGGGCTGACTACGTATTCGCGCAAGGCTGGAACCCGggagagggggggggggcgttGACTTCGGTGCAAAAAGCGCATAAACAGTCGGTTATAATGCGTACCGAAAAAAGTAAGCCCTGCGATCCCACTATTGATTCCTGCTGCGAATCCCATGAGAGCGGGAGATTGGGATTTGAAAAGTGCATAGACGGCCCCGCTCAGGGCACCCGTGCATGCTGAGCGATAAATGTGAACAAATGAGTTTGGTACGCGGGATCAAGTGAACTTACATACCCCGATTGTGCCTAATGACACGGTCATTCCTGCCTTTGGATCCATCGTGGTTGATTAATGGAGAAGAGGATTTGTCAGCTGTGATCGTAGGTTATATTAAACCTGTCATATGTACGGCAATATTGACATCTTAACCAAGAAATCCACAATAACAGTCAATTTTAATGGTCTTTTTCTACTACTTAGCCCCAATCGAAAGTAATCTCTATTCGAATTGTATTCTACAACTACGCCTTTCCGGGATCAACCAATTCACCCGAGACTTCTTTCGCGACCTCCAGCGCGAGCTCTTCCAACCGGGCAGAGTTCCTTCCTATCAACGAAACAGTCACTCCTTTTCCAACGGTCGGGTAGGAGCCCACTTGAATATCTTCAGATTTGACGCGCGCTTGGAGACTGGTTAGATATGGAGCAATATTCGATTCAGGTAGTCTAATTGAGTCAAGATAGCATGAATTTAAATGGAATGAATGGATGGCGACGAGTGAGTAAATGCATGGTTCTTGGTTGGCGAAAATTAAACTTGCAGCGATAGGACCATTCTACGATATGAACGTTCCGAATCATCAGGGAGAGATAGGAAAGGCACCACTCTGTCAAGGAGTTTTCGGAACAACGAAGGAACACCCGGAAGGACGTATAGTTTACCCTGTAGTCGTGAAACAGGCTGCCGAATCCATCCACAGAATTTAGAAACCTACTTAGGCTGTAAGGGTAGCTGAACTCACCACCCATAGGTCTTCGCATACGAACAGCGCTTCTGCTCCTGGCCCCTCGGGGAGGAGCGCCATCCGTTCACGCGCTGTGCGTTGTTCTTGTGTTTGGTTAAGGGTTTCGGGGCGGTGTTTACTCATTTCATACATTCGTTCTAGAGTCGGTTGGTGTAGCACAAGAGGGTTGTTGAATGCGACTCCCAGAGACGCGTATGTGATATCTGGCCCGTATAAGATCGATAATAACTCTCGGATGCATGGTTCAATGGTGCATACCATCATGAGTCGGACCAATTCCACCACTCGTCACGACAAAATCATAATTTTTGACCATCCTACGACTGGCCTCCACGCTGAATTTATGACAAGTAAGATCATGGAACCCAATGATAGCCAAGTCGCACTCACATTTCACCCTCATCATCGGCAATAACTTCGATCCGCTTCCTTCAGTATAGTAAGATATACAGATGATATGAATAGCACACCGAAAGCTTACAGCGCAACTCCCCGCTCAAAACAAAACTTGGCGAAATAATTCGAGTTGGAATCGTGCGTCTTGCCGTTCAGAATTTCGTCACTATGCGGTCCCATCTCATGCCATAGCCAGCGAAACTAATTTTGTTTGACGTACCCAATAATAAGACATGCAGCCGTCTTGATTGTCTTGGGATTGCCGTCCCCCACCGGAATAGGGGAGATGGGCAGACTTATGGGTGCCGAGGGAGGAGGGGTAAGTGTCACACGAGGGGGAGGCGAATTCGACATAAGTCTTTGCTTCTGGTATCTCACGGTACAGGAGGCAGGAGGAGAACTCAAGATCTGGCGGGTTGGCAGATAAGAATTTCTAAGGAGTGTTTGTAGGGAATTGTAAATCATGGCCGCGACCGGTGGGTATTGGCTAGGGATGAATGACGTATGAAACTGTCAAGGTCCTCCCGCTCCCGGATACGTCACGTGTTTCTCGCTCTGTTCTTGAATTTCTTGTTCAAGTTCCGACTTGGACGATATTCTATGCTATTATTTATTTGGCCTAGAAGATCGTTGTTCGACTCAGTTCACTATGCGCTAGTGCCGGCCGTTGGAGTCTGAGCTCGTGATTCGGCTTGTGGTCTGCCTTCCAGGGCTTCTCCGGCGGGTCACTCGCCACTCCGTGCATTCGCTACATCTCGAAGAATAAACTACCCTATAGTTACCGATAGATCCTTCAAAGACCTGACGAGTTCGGTGTCCAACTGACAGCGAGCCGCACTATCGTAAGCTCAACCGCGTTCCCACCGCCGTCCACTCCAGGACGCAAATACTTGATCACCGATTCTCCAAAGCTGCAAGCCGCAGAAACAGTAACCTTCGGTTCTATACGCACGGTCCGAACTCGTCTGAACGTCTCAATCCCTCTATGACCGGGAACTGCCAGTCCAAGTGCTCGTTATGGACAGGTTTAAATGTAGGACAGCAATTGCTTGTCGGTCCTCATCCCCTCATCGAGAGTTCCTCTCTTGTGTCTTAACTTACTTACGACCTAAACCACATAATAAACTTCGTCCGTAATCACAATGTCCGCTCCCATCACTTCTCAAACCCCCGCCGAGTTCAAGTCTAGGGAATCCTATGATCGCTCCCAGCCTGGATTTGCCACCTACAGACGCAGAATTGCCAACCCATCTCCTCTGTAAGATCCCGGTTGGATAGTAATCCGTAACTTACTAATCATTGATTGAAGTGGCTTGTTTGCCTTCGCTCTGACCACTTGGGCAGTTTCGCTCTATGCTGTCCAGACCCGCCATGTCAAGATTGTGAGTTTCATTATGAGTGACTATCGAGACGATCACTGAATTTTATGGCAGGCCAACCTCTCCTTGGCACTTGCACTTGCCCTTGGTGGTCTTACCCAACTCTTGGCTGCCATGTGGGAGTTCGTGACCGGCAACACTTATGCAGTTACTATGTTTGGTATGCTCTCTGGATTCTATCTCAGCGCAGGAGTAAGTTAGAGCCACTTTGCTCCGGACCTCTATCGTTAATTGGCATCTGTTAGACGATCTTCTGGGCCGGCAGCGGTATCGAAGATGCTTATGAGGGTACTGGAAGCTGGACCGACGCTCTTGGTATCTATGTATGTGCCTGTCTTCTCCTATTACGAATAATCTAACGATATTTTATTTCCTTAGTTCTCCGCTTGGTTCATCTGTATGCGCTATTATTCATATGATCCCCCATCTCTTTACTAACGGCCTTTTACAGTCTCTGTCGTCATGCTTGTCGCATCTGTTCGCGCTAGTGTTGTCATGACCACTCTCTGGTCTTCCATCGTCATGACCATCATGCTCGCTATGATCTCCGCTTTCGTCGAAGAGGTCAAGGTCCAGAAAGCCGCCGGTGCCTTTGGTATCCTTACTTCTGCTATTGCCGCCTGGGCTGGTGCCGCCGGTATCTGGACTAAGGATCATGCGTAAGTTCCCCCCATCTATTCACCGGTCTGGGGCCTAACAATGCTTGAACTCTCTAGATTCTTCGATCTCCCCACTGATTCTCACCGCCCTGATGCTGCTGTCTAAGGAATGCGCTTTACTCTTTAGGGTTTTTGT
Encoded proteins:
- a CDS encoding GPI-anchored small secreted protein, encoding MRASIFVALAAALAPAVYAGPYFTAPVAGTTCTAGQPCVVTWQDDGKAPALKDFGDCSVGVYAGSAQQQSLIQNLAITNAQTASTVQFIPDPAAGEESTAYFIKMISLNTADPTNAMYKATAYSAMFALKGMTGKFNSTVQAQIAGTAASSTEVIPGGTSTTATSSTSSKISTTHTSTSSTATGTPASSNNAATNGAGSIVVGMGMFGATVLAAFAGVL
- a CDS encoding molybdopterin-binding domain protein, yielding MIYNSLQTLLRNSYLPTRQILSSPPASCTVRYQKQRLMSNSPPPRVTLTPPPSAPISLPISPIPVGDGNPKTIKTAACLIIGDEILNGKTHDSNSNYFAKFCFERGVALKRIEVIADDEGEIVEASRRMVKNYDFVVTSGGIGPTHDDITYASLGVAFNNPLVLHQPTLERMYEMSKHRPETLNQTQEQRTARERMALLPEGPGAEALFVCEDLWVPVSRLQGKLYVLPGVPSLFRKLLDRVNGPIAASLIFANQEPCIYSLVAIHSFHLNSCYLDSIRLPESNIAPYLTSLQARVKSEDIQVGSYPTVGKGVTVSLIGRNSARLEELALEVAKEVSADKSSSPLINHDGSKGRNDRVIRHNRACTGALSGAVYALFKSQSPALMGFAAGINSGIAGLTFFGTHYNRLFMRFLHRSQRPPPLSRVPALREYVVSPALVLSLDTSQYAQRRARLGITSKQFNDLKYAHEHQDELAMIRRDRLLDTGVAGAIAGGGLNFWRRGARAIVPGVLTAGLACTLVQVAVNELAVQRIQYVAGTPTTALVPLTPSIPVASDSASLTTGTSIPIATPIVAVLHQPVEEKQAPKPAMERIVDALSYVIPLTKLDDKEYLGRLERKRTVLDEKIDRLSAELEGKSRR
- a CDS encoding glyoxylate pathway regulator, whose product is MSAPITSQTPAEFKSRESYDRSQPGFATYRRRIANPSPLGLFAFALTTWAVSLYAVQTRHVKIANLSLALALALGGLTQLLAAMWEFVTGNTYAVTMFGMLSGFYLSAGTIFWAGSGIEDAYEGTGSWTDALGIYFSAWFIFSVVMLVASVRASVVMTTLWSSIVMTIMLAMISAFVEEVKVQKAAGAFGILTSAIAAWAGAAGIWTKDHAFFDLPTDSHRPDAAV